The nucleotide window ATTTTAAGAGGGCATGTTAACATACCACTCGGATACTGCTAATTTAGCAATTATATATCTAAAGTCTTGAATTCGAATAATATATTTACTATTTTATTTCAACATTATTGCttaattttatcatatttttatttaaatataaaataattttagcttGTTACATTATGATCTTTGTGTTAGATTACTAATTTGTTTAGTGGAAAGATGGAAAAGATGTGATACAATTGAGATAACCGCCTAAACctatgagatattttttttagatatttcgttctaaatttataatatctctccttttttttctccgTCGTGCATCTGCACACCGTCCCGACCGTTACGCGCATTGTTACGGCCAAGGGGTTCGGAGTTGGTAAGTCGGGTACATCTCACGGTGCGATAACCGCCCCTGTTGCTGTCCATCGTCTCATCACCAACTCGTGACCTTGTTCTGGTCCTCGAACCGGTGACGGCACCGGCGATTTCTATTGATGCGGAAAACAGAAATCGGATCCCCTGAAACGACGGGATCCGTCTTACCCCTCGCGCTTAGTCGGTGGCGTTTTCGTAATTAGATCCGAATACGACACTGTTTAACCGTCACGCTGAACCAAGAAGCCCAACCGCCGGCGAAAGCGCCAAACTTTTGAGTCGACGTCATCGCCGACACGTGCTGAATCCCCCATCGCTTTCCCAGATGGATTGGGATTTCCCACAATCCAACTTCTATTCGGATGAAGGCGTCTTCCAACATCCGACCGTCGGATGATGCCCTGGGTTTCAGTCACCCCGTTTTAATACGAATCGTTTTGGGATCAGGGTTGGACAGGATCCCGACGCTTCGGAGATTCCAATTCCTTCCGGGTTACTATAAAAGACCCTTCGCCTTCCTTTCTACGGCCGCTTCAACCACTTCGAGGTTTCCTCCAAAAAGATCGAGGGGGAGGCCCTAAGAAATCTTGAGGAAAAGGAGCGAAAGCGTGACCCTAGATCGGCTGGTTTCGGCGATCGTCCCAGTGTACTTTTCCGGTGGCAATGGCAAGCACCTCGGCAGCGCTGTCACAGCTCTCACCGCTGCAGATATCGTCGACGCAGGCGCAGGGCGGGGCGTTCGGCAGGGCGTCTCTGTACGTCGGGGACCTTGATCTCGCCGTCAACGAGGGACAGCTGTACGATCTCTTTAGCCAGATCGCGCCGGTGACCTCCGTTAGGGTTTGCAGGGACCAAATCCGCAATGTCTCCCTCGGCTATGCTTATGTAAATTTTCACAGTCTCCAGGACGGTAAGAACCATTCGAatctcaattagttttatcattgaTGTTTCGGTTTCTTCCTCTGCTCTTGATAAGGTGTACTGGTCTTTTATGATCGCTGCCTTCATGTGCTGGTTTTTGGAATTGACATTGTGTTTGTCTTCTGCTTTTGGAAATTAATGTTGACGACGATCACTTCATGTCGTGCTATTTGTTGCTCTGTAAAAAGTCTTTTGTTGCTTCAGACTTATGGTTCAGATTTTGATTTTTGAGTTCTTAATTTCTTATTAGGACTCTTATCGTGTACTAGTCACGAATTTACTTAAGATCTATTGGTGTTAATTTGACACTACTGACCGGGTAATATCCATAGAACGGACCAAGTAGCCGAGTATTATATTGATTATATCAAGATGTTGCCTCAACAGAGCAAGTATGACAATTTTGACATGGAAGAATCTTGTGTAGTAATGTGCTAAATTTTGGGGATTGTCTTTTGAAGCCCTGTAATCGATGTTTGTTTATTATGGATCACATAAGATAGTTCAAGTGTCATTGCTTGAATGATCTAGAAGGGTATATGTGTAGTAACCTTTATGATCACTAGTGGATCATGATATCATTTCTTTTGGACAATTTTTTCTAGAAAAGCCTCATACTTTGGGGTCTTCTGAGATCGTATCACTAAAACAAACagatgtttttatttattttgttttgttgTCTTTGTGGTTCAACCTGGCCTCCACCTGCTAATTTTATCAGGCTGATGTAATATATATGAGGGTTGTTAATTAGGTAGTCATCTTTTAGGTTTTGCTTAAATTGCAAGTTTCTTTTCTGGCTATCATTAATGCTACTAGTAATTCTAACTTCTAAGTTCAGTATCATATTACTTTCATAAATTTATATGTGAGTTTTAAGAATAAAACAATGGAAGATAAGGGCAGGTTAAGCTGTAAGCAGTCAATTTGCCCATATGTTTCAAAGGATTATAAATTGTATCCGTAGCAGAGAACCATAGTAAACTGTAAGCAGTAATTTTGCCCTATTTTTTTAGAAGGATTACAGATCGTGCTTGGTTTCTACGTTATAAGTTTCTGATCACTGAAATGTTTTCCTTGTAGTTTTGTGATTGAACTGATGATTCTTTTGAATAATGGCGACAAACagtttcatatattttttttttcatttttaagtAAATTAAGCAATATGTCATTAAAAGCTTAACTTTCTGAAATAATTTTGATCCCAGTTTATGAGATACAACTTGTAAGTTGTAACaatcaaattatatttttttgcacAATCTTGCCAATGAATTTAATTGTATGACATAATCCTCAATTTTTTAAACATGAACCATCTGGACCTTATTATTCAAATGCTTTGCAGCTACCCGTGCCCGGGATGTCTTGAATTTCACACCACTAAATGGAAAACTCATAAGGATTATGTTTTCTAATAGAGATCCCAGTATCCGAAAAAATGGAGTTGGTAATGTATTTATTAAAAATCTTGACAAAACAATTGACAACAAGTCACTGCATGATATTTTTGTCGCCTTTGGTACTGTTCTCTCTTGCAAAGTGGCTACTGGTATCACTGGTCAATCAAAAGGATATGGTTTTGTTCAGTTTGAAAATGAAGAGTCTGCTGAGAGAGCTATTAGCCGACTAAATGGAATGTTGATTAATGACAAACCTGTTCATGTTGGTCACTTTGTTCGACGCCAAGAAAGACATCAACCTGAAGGGCCTCCAAAATTCACTAATGTGTATATTAAAAATTTGCCTGAACCTTACACTGATGAGGACTTGAAAAGTTACTTTGGGGTATGTGGCAACATCACAAGTGGAGTTGTCATGAAAGATGTAAATGGAAAGTCTAGGGGATTTGGTTTTGTAAATTTTGAGATGCcggaagctgctgctgctgcaattgAGAAATTTAATGGAACAGCTTTGTTTGATAAAGTTTTGTATGTTGGGAAAGCTCAGAAAAAGTCTGAAAGGGAAGCTGAATTAAGGGCCAAATATGAACAGGAGCGAAATGGAAGATTGGAAAAACTTCAGGGGCTTAGCTTATATTTGAAGAACCTTGATGATTCTATAAATGATGAGAAACTAAGGGAACTGTTCTCCCCTTTTGGTACCGTAACTTCTTGCAGGGTAAAAAATCTGAACCACTAACCTTCATTTTAGTAAATTTCAGGCAGGTTTTTAAGTCTTTGTATGTAATTCTATGATTCTATCCAGGTTATGCTTGATACCCATGGGCAAAGCAAGGGATCTGGTTTTGTAGCCTTTTCTTCCTTGGATGAAGCTAATCGGGCTGTAAGTAAAGCAACCATGCTTAGGAACTGCTATCctgttttattttatgatttagaCATTCTTGCACTTTTTAAAATGTATATCTAACATGCAATGCCCTTCAGATTAATGGATTGAATGGGAAGATGGTAGGAAAGAAACCATTGTATGTAGGTATATTTCAACGCAGGGAGGAAAGAAGGGCTATGTTGCAGGTATATAATTACTTAGCATTCTAGTACATCAATTATTTGGGAAATTTTCTATATTTTGCAGATTGTTGGCCAATATCTACTTTTTGTTTATTGCTGAGCTCCAATTATTCATGCTTGTTATCAGTGCAGCTTTAACATAAGTACAGTCTTATCAAGCATGTAAGATCTATTACAGTTCTTGAAAATTTTGGTTCTGGCGAGTGGCACTACAGTAATATTTGAAACTTTATGGTTTTTCCTTTATTTTATAATGGCACACTTGTTCCATGATTGGCATACCAGATTGAAATCTGAAGTGTATTCAAGCTAGTGACCCAGAGCATGGGGCCCTCCTGTGAGAGGCTACTTGTTTTTGAATATGCACTTGCTGATATTTCACCTCACCCTCGATGTATTCTGTAATGTCACTGTATTGCACTTGCTATAATTTCTATATACATGCCTATTACACCTTTTGATGTTTAGGAAATTTAACTCATCTTCATATGTTGTATCATTCTTTACCTTTTTTTATGCCTTCATTCTTTTATGTATCTCGATGAGTTTCCAGGCCTCAGAAAAATAAGATCTAATTCTCAGTTTATGAAGGCTGAATAATCGATTGAGTTATTCTGATATCTCATCTGGTCTGTAATGCCTTTGGTGTAGAAATACAATGATAACAAGTCTGGTTCTATGCTGGTTTTGATGTTTAGTTATTTGAACTTTAAAGACAATGTGTTAAGATTAGTATGAAATTGTTAGTTGATATGAAGTTATGGTATAATTTGTCCTGCACATAAATCAGGTTTTGGACTTGGATCTTTGTGGATCAAGCCATAAATTAGGTGTAAGTCAAACATGAATCGTACATCATTCTCCTAAATTAAGTCATTAAGGTACGAAATAAGGGTTCAGATTTACCATATTTTGTAGAGATTAATCACCGGATCTTCAAACATCCTTGAGAAATTAGTCTTGTCTTTCAACAAACTCTTGAATAAGACAATTAAATGGTAGGGAAAAGGTCCATAAAGATAGTTGAGATGAGGGAAAGAAAAGAGAGATAGAGTAAGGGAAAGAGGATTGATGATGGATGGTTTCAAGAATGAAAAGAGGAGTGACAGGAAGGGAAATGGAATAGAACTGTTAGAAGTGAAAAGAGGGCTTGTCACCTCGGAGACCTGGGTCTGTAGGGGGCCTAAGTTTTGTTGGAACCTTGGCAACATCTAGACTGTATGGAATATTGTCGTTCTTGCTTTTTTCCACGTATAAgtgttttagtttttttttattttgaatttcatttttgtatatttcaattttatcttGATATATGGATTTGGTTGACTCTTATTGGACAAGTGGAGGAATAGTATAAATTCTGTAATTTCATTTTTTCTGTCAATTGTATAGTTTGCGTTTTTACCTGGATTTTGCTTCCGACATGACTCATTAGACTTGTTTGCAGGCTCATTTTGCTCGTCTCAATTCTCCGGGAGCTCTGGCACCTGCCATGCCCACCATGCCTGGATACCATCCTGTTCCATCCAGGCTTGCCCCTCAGCAACTCTATTTTGGACAGGGTGTTTCCAGCCTCATTCCTTCTCAGCCTGCAGGCTACGGATACCAACCGCAACTTATTCCAGGCATTCGCCCAGGTGTTGTTCCAAACTACATGATGCCTTACAGTCCACAAAGGCAAGGGCAGCTTGGACAGAGAACAGGGTCTAGACGAGGAGGTGGGACACCACAGTTAATGCAACAGCAACAACAAGTAAGCTTTCATTCTGGCAAATGTTGTTACTTTTGTTTAAATACATTCACTAATGTTTTTCTCACATATTATATGAACTTGTGACTTAGTACAACTAGTTGGAAATCTCTCAAATGTCTAATTTAATCTTTAATCTTTACATAAGATGCCAGCCGGGCTTCTGGTTTCTTTGAACTTCTTGCAACTTGCTGGTCCACTCTTACTGCTGATGAAAATGTTCAAATCATTAACCAATTTAGATTGATATCCTGATGTTTCTACTCAACATACATGTTCCCTGAGTTATTCATGACTCATTACTCTGTCATTCTGATGTGCTTTGGTTCAGTTTTTCCTTTGAGGTCCTAATATAATAAAATTCTCTTTATTCAGGTTTTTCTTTATACGGCACACTCCCTGTCATTCTGAGGGCGTGCTTTATAATTGTCCCAGAGATCTTTTATACATTTTTTGCTTCAAACCTGGTGCAGAATTCTATTTATATACCACAAATTGGAATAGCATTACACTTCTATATTTTCAGAGCCCAACTCACACCAATCTGCTAATACTTGCTGAGTGAATTGAGGGAAACAATTGCCATTGCATATTTCATTTAATTGATCTCATACTTGAATcttctaaaattattatttatgaagTTAAAGTGCAAGCAATTTGTGAAGTCATTTGATCATCAGGTTCTCACTTATGATTTATcttctaaaattattatttatgaagTTAAAGTGCATGCAATTTGTGAAGTCCTTTGATCATCAGGTTCTCACTTATGATTTATcttctaaaattattatttatgaagTTAAAGTGCATGCAATTTGTGAAGTCCTTTGATCATCAGGTTCTCACTTATGATTTTACGCCTAGCTTAACATTAGTATAATGTGTACTTTCTGGTTCAAAAAGTTTGTCATTTCTTAGGATCTTAGTTAAAATTCCTAAGCCTAACTCGATTAGCATTGTTATTCTTTCTGGTTCAAAAAGTTTGTTGTTTCTTAGGATCTTAGTTAAAATTTCTAAGCCTAACTCGATTAGCATTATTATTCTTTCTGGTTCAGAAAGTTGTAGTCatttctttgtatttttgatataaTTCACCAAGAATGCTTGTATTGTTGAATGATCACAAAGTTTTGTTTAGAGCTCCATAATTCTATAATCTTTCTGGTACCATTGGTACTTATTTCATTTTGCAACAGATGTTTTATTACTTGATTTCTTTTAGAGTTATCTTGCTAATGTTATGCTTATTGTCTACAAACGGAACCaatatttatcatcaccaaaATGGCACTATCTTTCTTTGTTGATGAAGCTTCTTTTTACTGCATTGTCATGACCTGTGACTGTTCATGTTCAGATAATTCAGCAGAATGCTAATCAAGGCTTTAGATACATGCAAAATTCTCGAAATGGGGTTGACCCGATGATGTCGCCTCAGGGTCTGATGGGTTCGATGATGCCCATGCCACTTGATGCAAGTGGTATTCATATCACTTCAGTGGACGCAGTACATCCTTCTCCAATTCCAATTATGACTCTTGCCTCTGCTTTAGCTTCTGAATCTCCTGAGCGTCAAAGACTGGTAAGAATGTTTTGATTGGCAAACATGCTGCTAGATGTTAAGCTTTCAGCAACATAGTATGACAATGCATCAGTTAATTTTGGGTGAGGTCAAATGTCATTTCTACGTCTGTAGTCAGGATGACTGCTACTTTTATCATAATCATTATATTGCTAATTCTTTGATGATACCTTGGCATTAGTTTGGGCATGCAATGTAATCATGCAGGCACCTCAAGATATCCTTTTCCTCTCTTTGAACATTTTGCTTTACCTTCCATCCATCTTTTGTTgctattttcttttgatttcagAGTTATGTTTTGATCAACAATGAAATAAATTGGTTCTAGAGTCATGTGCCATATAGATCTTAATGTTCAATATGGATGTACCTTGGTTACTATATATAGTGTCATATCATGCCACATGCAAAAGCACTAGTTGACCTAATTAATTATGCAGGGAGTCTATAGAAACCCTTGACCACACATTGAACTTATATGATAGTTTGCTTCACAGATTCTTCTATGTAGTATTTGCACCTAATCCTTTTCGAGTATTACTGGATTTCAATGCCTCCATTCACTTCTTCAGTTTTCCAATTAATAGCTCTCTTCCGACCTCTGAATAATTATTCTTGTACCCAAGGAATAATTTTACTGTTGCTGTGGTTAATCTATCAAGTGCTAAGTTGATAGATTGGTGGTGCTGATCTCTGGAATTTGTCCTTAAGATGCTAGGAGAGCAACTATACCCCCTTGTGGAACGAATAGAACAGGAGCAAGCTGGCAAAGTGACCGGGATGCTGCTTGAGATGGATCAAACTGAGGTGCTACATCTTATTGAATCTCCAGATGCACTTAAGAAAAAGGTGGTGGAAGCCATGGAAGTCTTACGCTTAGCGCATGCTACTGGTCCAAATGCTCTTGATCAAATCGACTAGGTAACCTAAATTAACATTTATTTCACCATAATTGTGTGATTGAGATATTTCATACCGTTCTTGGCTCCACATTTGAACCTGGATTGTCATTTTTCCGTTTTTGGGATATTTGGCATGATCGAGGAAAGAGAGTTTATGTACCTAACGGATATTTTTCTGGATTTTTTACTTTTGGACAAAAGTGGCCTACAGGGTTTTAGGTTTTAGGAATTATTTGTTTATAATAATGCTAGTACTTTTAAATGATTCTACATTGGCCATTGGAATGATTCATTGTTTATTGGTATTGGTATTGGACTTGCTGAAGCATGTTTAAGATCAACAGACTTCATTTCCCAATCACATGCGAAGGTCATCCTGCCAGTGGCATATGCAAagagtgtgtgcgtgtgtgtgtgtgtgtgtgtgagagagagagagagagagagagagagagagaggatgatgagATGATAAGTGGAAGGaaaaacaaacaagaaaagaaagtgaaattttaaaataaaatgctACATGTTTCGTATTATATTTCTTAAATCTATGGTCCAGTTATTTAGTTATTTCTACAAGAAAAGGAAGAGGTTGTGAACATTAGCAAGATATATTTTTTAGCTACAAAAGCCAGACTATTCAAGTCCCATGCT belongs to Musa acuminata AAA Group cultivar baxijiao chromosome BXJ3-5, Cavendish_Baxijiao_AAA, whole genome shotgun sequence and includes:
- the LOC103986021 gene encoding polyadenylate-binding protein 5-like, whose translation is MASTSAALSQLSPLQISSTQAQGGAFGRASLYVGDLDLAVNEGQLYDLFSQIAPVTSVRVCRDQIRNVSLGYAYVNFHSLQDATRARDVLNFTPLNGKLIRIMFSNRDPSIRKNGVGNVFIKNLDKTIDNKSLHDIFVAFGTVLSCKVATGITGQSKGYGFVQFENEESAERAISRLNGMLINDKPVHVGHFVRRQERHQPEGPPKFTNVYIKNLPEPYTDEDLKSYFGVCGNITSGVVMKDVNGKSRGFGFVNFEMPEAAAAAIEKFNGTALFDKVLYVGKAQKKSEREAELRAKYEQERNGRLEKLQGLSLYLKNLDDSINDEKLRELFSPFGTVTSCRVMLDTHGQSKGSGFVAFSSLDEANRAINGLNGKMVGKKPLYVGIFQRREERRAMLQAHFARLNSPGALAPAMPTMPGYHPVPSRLAPQQLYFGQGVSSLIPSQPAGYGYQPQLIPGIRPGVVPNYMMPYSPQRQGQLGQRTGSRRGGGTPQLMQQQQQIIQQNANQGFRYMQNSRNGVDPMMSPQGLMGSMMPMPLDASGIHITSVDAVHPSPIPIMTLASALASESPERQRLMLGEQLYPLVERIEQEQAGKVTGMLLEMDQTEVLHLIESPDALKKKVVEAMEVLRLAHATGPNALDQID